A genomic window from Sporosarcina sp. Marseille-Q4063 includes:
- a CDS encoding SA1320 family protein: MLNIKSGKKAMLESQHVNDIELIELAGFHAYKSETLVGIIIVNGKEFEVMNVVTDIETGLDAFTVKNANTGDYTIVYVGTDPQSIEDIKTDLKLLRDTPPAQLEKGLMYFDEMVGKFGPISSISGNSLGGGVANYVAVERPEVKAVTLNPAPLPSGVVDPNATYDNMTNYMSQYDVLTRGMKALGYGNRIPGHHFGINNGIPGFKTLDTNHTGYRKKGINEQYYEIIPEGEPGAGKIYIDAGSHIMTSVWTGVPLYYGDSEPVDINVESLKQLANGIQDEIHSRVKRAHGYLKSSIEIVDHESSQYTNRVNKLQDLFKIMIEGEVGNTVFKGITTPSSVINMEIDYMIAQTYVVERRCESLNFILNSPPAQLMEFITRTNVDVASIFESVRRQLRDFKDKVEDVSAGLDRLVRRELVKLFKGGTEMWLDAVVREMQAHFDIVDGNKGLLEQHINQYQKQVGKTASAFKEKDESVADAIRNQRIPDTSVNTGQATKDYLLKDSPYLVLTLRMKERQVNAGYGALQAAANTLVKPLLQLLKGILISIELLLESAVKTVRGAVSIGFNWTVPGIVIGLFTDFDDRVRDMVNYSLQPIDELLELVNSLRIGVTRLDGRLPQVIHSLKPYIDSAIFDKSAFHNVHLYNTAAVSLFDDMDMLFEDIVSQLSTHKAKSITSLQELSQQVKDNMRLLKEQTTRGTI; the protein is encoded by the coding sequence GTGCTGAACATAAAAAGCGGAAAAAAGGCCATGTTAGAAAGCCAACATGTGAATGATATTGAGCTGATAGAACTTGCGGGTTTTCATGCTTATAAATCGGAGACCCTCGTTGGCATTATTATTGTTAATGGAAAAGAATTCGAGGTAATGAATGTAGTTACGGATATTGAAACTGGGTTAGATGCATTTACCGTAAAAAATGCGAACACCGGAGACTATACCATTGTCTATGTAGGAACGGATCCCCAAAGTATTGAGGATATTAAGACGGACCTTAAACTACTCAGAGATACACCCCCCGCCCAATTGGAAAAGGGACTTATGTATTTCGACGAAATGGTGGGGAAATTCGGTCCGATTAGTTCCATAAGCGGGAACTCATTAGGCGGCGGAGTAGCGAATTATGTTGCGGTAGAACGTCCGGAGGTAAAAGCAGTTACATTAAATCCCGCTCCATTACCGTCGGGTGTGGTAGATCCGAATGCAACTTATGATAATATGACGAATTACATGAGCCAGTATGACGTATTAACACGTGGTATGAAAGCGTTAGGATACGGTAATCGAATTCCAGGTCATCACTTTGGGATTAATAATGGAATTCCTGGCTTTAAGACGCTTGACACGAACCATACTGGTTATCGTAAAAAAGGTATCAATGAACAATACTATGAGATTATTCCGGAAGGGGAACCAGGTGCTGGGAAAATCTACATCGATGCGGGGTCCCATATTATGACTTCAGTTTGGACTGGTGTTCCTTTATATTACGGTGACAGTGAACCCGTCGATATCAATGTCGAGAGTCTGAAACAGTTAGCGAATGGAATTCAAGATGAAATCCACTCACGTGTTAAGCGTGCTCATGGATATTTGAAAAGTTCCATTGAAATTGTGGATCATGAAAGTAGTCAATACACAAACCGGGTGAATAAGTTACAGGACCTATTCAAAATAATGATTGAAGGAGAGGTTGGCAACACTGTCTTTAAAGGGATAACTACCCCAAGTTCTGTAATTAATATGGAAATAGATTATATGATTGCCCAAACCTATGTAGTAGAGCGACGTTGCGAATCTTTGAATTTCATCCTAAATTCTCCACCGGCACAACTCATGGAGTTTATTACGAGAACGAATGTCGATGTTGCAAGTATTTTTGAATCGGTACGAAGACAATTAAGAGATTTTAAAGACAAGGTTGAGGATGTGTCAGCGGGTCTTGATCGTCTGGTGCGACGTGAACTAGTGAAACTTTTTAAAGGCGGCACAGAAATGTGGCTAGATGCAGTCGTCAGGGAAATGCAGGCTCATTTCGATATTGTGGATGGTAATAAAGGTTTATTGGAACAACACATTAACCAATACCAAAAGCAAGTTGGTAAAACGGCTAGTGCATTTAAGGAGAAAGATGAGAGTGTGGCCGATGCAATCCGAAATCAACGCATACCAGATACGTCAGTAAATACTGGTCAAGCGACTAAAGACTATCTTTTAAAAGACTCACCCTATCTCGTGCTGACACTGCGAATGAAGGAAAGACAAGTAAATGCGGGCTATGGTGCGCTTCAAGCTGCCGCGAATACTTTAGTGAAACCATTACTCCAGCTATTAAAAGGAATCTTAATCTCGATCGAGCTACTTCTTGAATCTGCCGTGAAAACAGTTCGGGGTGCAGTATCAATTGGATTCAATTGGACGGTGCCCGGGATAGTAATTGGTCTGTTTACAGACTTCGATGATAGAGTTCGTGATATGGTTAATTATTCGCTACAACCAATCGATGAACTTCTTGAACTCGTTAATAGTTTACGAATTGGCGTAACGCGACTTGATGGTAGGCTACCGCAGGTTATTCATAGCCTAAAACCTTACATCGACAGTGCAATTTTTGATAAATCTGCATTTCACAACGTTCATCTTTATAATACTGCAGCTGTGTCTCTGTTCGATGATATGGATATGTTATTTGAAGATATAGTGAGCCAGCTGTCTACTCATAAAGCTAAGTCAATAACCTCCTTACAAGAACTCTCCCAACAAGTAAAAGATAATATGAGATTACTTAAAGAGCAGACAACTCGAGGAACAATCTAG
- a CDS encoding NADPH-dependent FMN reductase has product MKIVALVGSLRKDSFNMQLVKTIKERYSTLFDLDIADIGILPYYNEDTEVAPPREVEQFKKAITKADAVLISTPEYNWSTPGVLKNALEWLARMEKPIAGKPVIPMGVTKGGLGTVRAQLHLRQVLLSIQAITLPPAGNEILIGFANKKFENGKLKHEVTLEFLDEVMERFVGFVRELSDKEE; this is encoded by the coding sequence ATGAAGATTGTAGCACTAGTCGGAAGCCTTCGAAAAGATTCATTCAATATGCAGTTGGTGAAGACGATTAAAGAAAGATATAGCACGCTTTTTGATCTTGATATTGCGGACATTGGAATTCTGCCTTATTACAATGAAGACACTGAAGTCGCGCCGCCCAGGGAAGTTGAACAATTTAAGAAGGCAATCACAAAAGCGGATGCGGTGCTTATTAGTACACCTGAATACAATTGGTCGACGCCAGGTGTTTTAAAAAATGCGTTGGAATGGTTAGCCAGAATGGAAAAGCCGATCGCAGGCAAGCCGGTGATTCCGATGGGGGTCACTAAAGGCGGGCTCGGAACCGTTCGAGCACAATTGCATTTAAGGCAGGTTCTATTAAGCATCCAAGCCATCACGCTACCACCCGCTGGCAATGAAATCCTGATTGGGTTTGCTAATAAAAAATTTGAAAACGGTAAACTCAAACATGAAGTAACATTAGAGTTTTTGGATGAAGTGATGGAGCGGTTTGTTGGTTTTGTGAGAGAACTAAGTGATAAAGAGGAATGA
- a CDS encoding DMT family transporter, with translation MKQWMYPFMIVFAASCYGILSTIIKLAIHDGFTASEAVTSQYFTGFALAALIYIVVNRSIPKFGGGMTLVLAGLFTATTGTVYGQAVTYMPASIAVVMLFQFTWIGMLLDCIVSRRLPKRIEVISLILLFGGTIFAAGVIGTDISGIPWQGWAWGMASAVSFSLFVLINQKQVKGMDTATRLLFTSFFAAVAIFFFQSPEIVWNGMLFGSGLWIYGLILGVFGIVIPIYLFSIAVPKVGTAAASILSAAELPVAVTVSVLLLRESLSFLQVIGIFIILIGMTLPTYIQQRKSNKIVGERNVSH, from the coding sequence ATGAAACAATGGATGTATCCGTTCATGATCGTCTTTGCGGCGAGCTGTTACGGTATTCTTTCAACAATTATAAAGCTAGCTATTCATGATGGATTTACGGCATCTGAGGCAGTAACAAGTCAATACTTTACGGGTTTTGCTTTAGCAGCCCTGATCTATATAGTAGTAAATCGATCGATTCCTAAATTTGGCGGTGGCATGACGTTAGTTCTGGCGGGATTATTTACCGCGACGACTGGGACCGTTTACGGACAAGCCGTCACGTATATGCCCGCATCAATCGCTGTTGTCATGCTCTTTCAATTTACATGGATTGGCATGTTATTGGATTGCATCGTGAGTCGACGTTTACCCAAAAGAATCGAGGTTATCTCGCTCATTCTCCTTTTCGGTGGAACGATTTTTGCAGCAGGCGTTATCGGTACAGATATTAGCGGGATTCCATGGCAAGGTTGGGCATGGGGGATGGCATCTGCCGTGAGTTTTTCACTATTCGTTTTGATCAATCAAAAACAAGTGAAAGGGATGGACACGGCAACACGTTTATTGTTCACGTCATTTTTTGCGGCAGTCGCAATCTTTTTCTTCCAATCCCCTGAAATTGTTTGGAATGGAATGCTATTTGGCAGTGGACTCTGGATTTACGGTTTGATTTTAGGCGTATTCGGAATCGTAATTCCCATTTACTTGTTCTCAATCGCAGTACCTAAAGTGGGAACAGCCGCCGCATCGATATTGAGCGCAGCAGAACTTCCGGTTGCGGTTACGGTTTCTGTTCTGTTATTGAGAGAATCCCTAAGTTTTCTCCAAGTGATCGGGATTTTCATTATTCTTATCGGAATGACTTTACCCACATATATTCAGCAGCGCAAAAGTAATAAAATCGTAGGTGAACGAAATGTCAGTCATTAG
- a CDS encoding PLDc N-terminal domain-containing protein, whose translation MSELVDVPWNLILPILVLQVILQVIALIDVIRNKRTNGPYMMWIFIIILGNIIGSIIYFVFGRKND comes from the coding sequence ATGTCAGAGCTTGTTGATGTTCCATGGAACTTGATTCTTCCGATACTCGTGCTCCAGGTTATCCTTCAGGTTATCGCGTTAATTGATGTCATTCGGAATAAGCGTACAAATGGACCGTATATGATGTGGATTTTTATTATCATTCTAGGGAATATAATTGGCTCGATTATCTACTTCGTCTTCGGGAGGAAAAATGATTGA
- a CDS encoding RNA polymerase sigma factor: MEKDEWIIMIKKGDKESFRHFYNAYSESAIRTATAITRNREMAKDAVQETFIRVYRQISSYNSDLPFDPWFYRILTNECLRLLKKEVPLSKFAPDLENDPSLSEESFDQLSDLYATIQLLDDAHRIPLILKYVKGFSEKEIAAIISLNQNTVKSRLFKGRKRLKEQLNPTGKEDSVQ, from the coding sequence ATGGAAAAAGACGAATGGATTATCATGATAAAAAAAGGCGACAAGGAATCATTCCGCCATTTTTATAACGCTTATTCGGAGTCTGCCATCCGTACAGCCACCGCCATTACACGTAATCGAGAAATGGCAAAAGATGCTGTACAGGAGACTTTCATACGCGTCTATCGTCAAATCAGCAGCTATAATTCGGATTTGCCATTCGATCCGTGGTTTTATCGAATATTGACCAATGAATGCCTGCGGTTATTGAAGAAAGAGGTGCCTCTTTCAAAATTCGCTCCTGATTTAGAAAATGATCCGTCATTATCGGAAGAATCCTTTGATCAGCTATCCGATTTATACGCCACAATCCAATTGCTAGATGATGCGCACCGAATCCCGCTCATTTTAAAATATGTAAAAGGATTCAGTGAAAAAGAAATTGCAGCAATAATTTCGTTGAATCAAAACACAGTAAAATCACGGTTGTTTAAAGGTAGGAAACGACTGAAAGAACAGTTGAACCCAACCGGAAAGGAGGATTCGGTACAATGA
- a CDS encoding DUF1672 family protein, whose protein sequence is MSHLKGLAALMLSTSVILGGCSILNSAEEEQDYEFVDGKNGAKEIKISEKEKERLKKVGEAYRKENYVPVQEYIGEGFTLAPDNGTDAIAESHRDEVEQAVKKFFKENYKTDIKVHNIVGTTDAASVFVESVGEPHFYTLAIIPVDVKNETVMTDDVWSLEGEIEMSIITGLLAMINDEGFAVLDKYLDELAKEYQLSGRKVEALANVGADKYATPYYRLNAFPSSFQSLLDEYLENPNRTKTEWKSIAKDLSYEPERFSVAIDLFMSKEGVEPDEELIDKIKFDIEKMKGLPRAKYAIILHDNFVDKKSGRGDKENSLDRGIPDLIIKE, encoded by the coding sequence ATGAGCCATTTAAAAGGACTTGCTGCATTAATGCTTAGCACTTCAGTGATACTAGGGGGTTGTTCGATTTTGAATTCCGCAGAAGAGGAACAAGATTATGAGTTCGTTGACGGAAAAAACGGCGCAAAGGAAATTAAAATTTCGGAAAAAGAAAAGGAAAGGCTAAAAAAAGTTGGGGAAGCATATAGAAAAGAGAATTATGTACCTGTTCAAGAATACATTGGTGAAGGATTTACATTAGCCCCCGATAACGGCACGGATGCCATTGCGGAAAGCCATAGAGATGAAGTGGAACAGGCTGTTAAGAAGTTTTTTAAAGAAAACTACAAGACTGACATTAAAGTTCATAACATCGTCGGAACTACTGATGCAGCTTCCGTTTTTGTGGAATCAGTCGGGGAACCCCATTTTTATACGTTGGCGATTATTCCAGTTGATGTAAAGAATGAGACGGTTATGACTGATGACGTTTGGTCTTTGGAAGGTGAAATTGAGATGTCAATCATTACGGGTTTACTTGCGATGATTAATGACGAGGGATTTGCTGTGTTGGACAAATATTTAGATGAACTTGCGAAAGAATATCAACTTTCGGGAAGAAAAGTGGAGGCTTTAGCGAATGTTGGTGCGGATAAATATGCGACACCTTATTATCGTCTTAATGCATTTCCCTCATCGTTTCAGAGTTTGCTCGATGAATATCTTGAAAATCCTAATCGTACGAAAACAGAATGGAAATCTATAGCCAAAGATTTATCCTATGAGCCAGAGAGATTTAGTGTCGCGATTGATCTGTTTATGTCCAAGGAAGGCGTAGAACCTGACGAGGAGTTGATTGACAAGATTAAGTTTGATATTGAAAAAATGAAAGGGTTACCTCGTGCGAAATATGCTATTATCCTACATGATAACTTTGTCGATAAAAAATCGGGAAGAGGTGATAAAGAAAACTCGCTTGATCGAGGAATTCCCGATTTAATAATTAAAGAATGA
- a CDS encoding GNAT family N-acetyltransferase: MSVIRKAVPSDAEKVVPLVIDAIGDIAERMTGEKEPLEIERSLCELFRLDDNPHSYLYTYVAEIDGEVAGTMVLYSGEIASQLDKNLSNWLSEKGAEVSEIDPESLPDELYINTICVDPDFRGKGIGSQLLAFAEGVAKEANISKVSLNVETEKDAAIRLYKRSGYEIVSPWTIIGEPFHHMVKIV, from the coding sequence ATGTCAGTCATTAGAAAGGCAGTCCCGTCTGATGCAGAAAAAGTTGTTCCGCTCGTCATCGATGCAATCGGCGATATTGCTGAGCGCATGACCGGTGAAAAAGAACCCTTGGAGATTGAACGAAGCTTATGTGAATTATTTAGACTGGATGATAATCCACATTCCTATTTATATACGTATGTTGCAGAAATCGACGGCGAGGTCGCGGGAACTATGGTCTTGTATTCAGGAGAGATTGCATCGCAACTCGATAAGAACTTGAGTAACTGGCTTAGTGAAAAAGGTGCTGAGGTTTCCGAGATTGACCCTGAGTCACTTCCTGATGAACTATATATTAATACGATTTGCGTTGATCCAGATTTTCGTGGAAAAGGGATTGGTTCACAATTACTCGCGTTTGCTGAAGGTGTTGCCAAGGAAGCAAACATTTCAAAAGTATCGTTGAATGTAGAAACAGAAAAAGATGCAGCTATCCGACTTTATAAGCGAAGCGGCTATGAAATCGTCTCGCCTTGGACGATTATCGGTGAACCGTTTCATCATATGGTGAAAATAGTCTAA